The Terriglobia bacterium genome segment TTGCCGTGGGTATGTCCGGTGCGGCAGCTTATGGTCACCATTCATTTGCAGGATCTTATGTAGAGGGCCAGACGGTCACTCTTGACGGGACCGTGGCTGAATTCAACATCCGGAACCCCCATTCATTCATCAGCATCGAAGTTAAAGACAAGGACGGAAAGGTCACCCGATGGGGTGGTGAATGGGGTGGGGTGACCCAGTTGTCCGAAGGCGGCGTCAACCGGTTCACACTCAAGATCGGCGACCACATCGTTATTGATGGTGCTCCCGCGAGGGACTCCTCCGATCACAAGGTTCTGGTCCGGAAAGTTTTTCGTCCGGCGACGGCAAGTGCCAAAGAATTCACCTGGGCCGGCCGCGTTCAGTAAATGCGTAAGACTTCAACGTTCTGGCTTACATCTGCCCTCTTTCTGCTGATCCCCGGCGCCCTCTTCGCTCAAGGCGGTGGAGGCGGCGGGCGTGGCGGCGGTCAACGCGGAGGAGGCGGTGCTCCCGCACAACCACAATCGGCCAAGGTTGCAGCACCGGTCGACCTTACCGGTTACTGGGTGTCGATTGTGACCGAAGACTGGATTGAACGCATGTCTCCGGATTCACCGCCTTCCGGAACCGGCGGAGCCCGCGGTCTCGGGAGTGGCCGTGGCCAGGCGGCGCCCCCGCCCAACGGCGAGCAATGCCGGGCTTATGCGGCGGGCGGCAGCTTGCGCGTTCCGACCAGGCTGAATATCACCTGGGCTGACGACAATACCCTGAAAGTTCAGATGGACGCCGGCAACCAGACCCGGCTTCTTCACTTCAGCCCGGAGACACCTTCTCCCGCTGAAAAGTCCCTGCAGGGATATTCCGTCGCAACATGGGAAACGGGCGCACCGGCGCGCGGGGGCGGCCGCGGGGGCGCGGGAGGTCCGGGCGGAGCGCCGCCAGCTCCCCGATGGGGCAGCCTCAACGTAACCACAACAAACATGGCCAGCGGATATCTGCTCTCGAGCCGGTCGGCTTACAGCGATAACGCCAGACTCACCGAATACTTCAGCCGCCATACGGATTTCGGCGCCGACTACTTTACAGTCACTGCCCAGATCGTCGATGGGCCTGTCACCCGCGTTACCAGTTCCACATTCAAGAAAGAGCCCAACGGGTCGAAATTCAATCCCGGCCCCTGCGAAATCGTCCGGTAAGAAGGGGGTCGCACACCTGAATACCCGAATTCAATTCGGGTATTCAGGTGTGCGACCCCTTTCTGCCCCTCAGTGTCTGCCGAGCTCGGCGTACAAGCCGTCCATCGATGGAATTCGCGGCGACCAGCCGATGTCGTCGGTTTTGAGCTGCATCAGCAGCTGATCTTTCGGTACGCCTTTGCGAACCAGTTCGGTCGCGCGATCGATCACGGTGTTGAACTTTGCCGCATAGTCCCGGACGTCGGCTTTCGTCAGTACGGGTCCGTTTCCGGGAATCGCCGCATCGAAATCGAGCTTTAGAATCTCTTCGAACACTTTCTTCCACTCGAGCGCGCTTCCTCCGCCGGCGTAATCGATAAGAGGACCCTGGCCGCCCGTCGTCAAGGCGTCGCTCAAGGCGACAACTTTCAGATCGGGAAAGTAAACGACACTGTCGCCGCTCGTGTGGGACCGGCCAAAATGCTTCACCTCGACGGCCGCGCCGCCAAGCCGGACGACATACTCCTTGTCGTACGTGATGCTGGGCATTGCCGCATGCGCGTCGAAATTCGGAGATTGATACGTTTCGAGGTTCTTTGCGAGATTCGCATGCCCGATAACCTGCGCCCCGGCCGCGAGAAACTTCGC includes the following:
- a CDS encoding MBL fold metallo-hydrolase — translated: NSAIREFKGCVQLDHLGSAYPRPQLMNPQECKIFEAVAAGMEFQGFQSRHPIGWRFRTIYKRYKMSSMKALRVLFILTALPLVLFAQAGRGAQAALQTQAVKPALYMVTGAGANSLVRITSDGVILVDGKLPGDPNYSGLMDQIKTVTDKPVKFVIVTHHHADHTGNNAKFLAAGAQVIGHANLAKNLETYQSPNFDAHAAMPSITYDKEYVVRLGGAAVEVKHFGRSHTSGDSVVYFPDLKVVALSDALTTGGQGPLIDYAGGGSALEWKKVFEEILKLDFDAAIPGNGPVLTKADVRDYAAKFNTVIDRATELVRKGVPKDQLLMQLKTDDIGWSPRIPSMDGLYAELGRH
- a CDS encoding DUF6152 family protein gives rise to the protein MKSRLLILLFVAVGMSGAAAYGHHSFAGSYVEGQTVTLDGTVAEFNIRNPHSFISIEVKDKDGKVTRWGGEWGGVTQLSEGGVNRFTLKIGDHIVIDGAPARDSSDHKVLVRKVFRPATASAKEFTWAGRVQ